From uncultured Roseateles sp., the proteins below share one genomic window:
- a CDS encoding penicillin-binding protein 1A codes for MLSKLLGLVLALLMIGLLLLGVALAVAYPKLPDTTGLTEYRPKLPLRVFSSDGVLLGEFGEERRNFVPIQQIPKVMQDAVLSIEDARFYKHGGVDYLGIIRAGLANLAESRSQGASTITQQVARNFYLSTEKTLTRKIYEILLALKIESELSKEQILEVYMNQIFLGHRAYGFAAASEVYFGKALKDITIAEAAMLAGLPKAPSSYNPFSNPRRATLRQQYIIDRMLENDFITVEQHDAAKAEPLRYRQVSVPPAHAEFVAETARQLVYAQYGDEAYSRGLNVYLTLRADEQTAAYRALRKGILDFEKRQVYRGPEAYVDLPSDPKELDARVADALSDHPDNDEFIAAVVLEASPKKVVASLQSGEAVTIIGDGLKPATSGLADRGNPKTQIRRGAVIRVVKGPAPKNEWAITQLPEVEGAFISLDPRNGQVRALVGGFDYAKNKFNHVTQAWRQPGSSFKPFIYSAALEKGFTPATIVNDAPLFFDASSTGSQPWEPKNYDGKFEGLMPLRTALAKSKNMVSIRVLQAIGAEYGQEWVTRFGFDADKHPAYLTMALGAGSVTPMQMVQGYAVFANGGLRVTPQLIAKLTDARGKLLHEAPEPKIGEDSRVIDARNAFMMTSLLQEVTRSGTAAKAQATLKRPDIYGKTGTTNDSMDAWFAGYQRSVVAVVWIGYDTPRKLGTGETGGGLSLPVWIDYMSYALKGVPVDEPAAPEGVVNHGGEWFYDEYAGNAGVRSITSDNNAGLPKSANEEEKKSILDLFRR; via the coding sequence ATGCTGAGCAAATTGCTCGGTCTGGTTCTCGCCTTGCTGATGATAGGTCTGCTGCTGCTGGGTGTGGCCCTGGCCGTGGCCTATCCGAAACTGCCCGACACCACGGGTTTGACCGAATACCGGCCCAAGCTGCCGCTGCGGGTTTTCTCGTCGGATGGCGTGCTGCTGGGCGAGTTTGGCGAGGAGCGGCGCAATTTCGTGCCCATCCAGCAAATCCCCAAGGTCATGCAGGATGCGGTGCTGTCTATTGAAGACGCGCGGTTTTACAAGCATGGAGGGGTGGACTACCTGGGCATCATCCGCGCCGGTTTGGCCAATCTCGCCGAATCTCGCAGCCAGGGGGCTTCGACGATCACACAGCAGGTAGCCAGAAACTTCTATCTGTCCACCGAAAAAACCCTCACTCGCAAGATTTACGAAATCTTACTGGCGCTCAAAATCGAAAGCGAGCTGAGCAAGGAGCAGATTCTCGAGGTCTATATGAACCAGATATTCCTGGGGCATAGGGCCTATGGTTTTGCGGCCGCCAGCGAGGTGTATTTCGGCAAGGCACTGAAAGACATCACGATTGCCGAGGCGGCGATGCTGGCCGGACTGCCCAAGGCCCCCTCCTCCTACAACCCCTTCAGCAATCCGCGGCGCGCCACGCTCAGGCAGCAGTACATCATCGACCGCATGCTGGAGAACGACTTCATCACGGTCGAACAGCATGACGCGGCCAAGGCCGAGCCGCTGCGCTACCGCCAGGTATCGGTGCCGCCGGCCCATGCCGAGTTCGTCGCCGAGACGGCCCGCCAGCTGGTTTACGCCCAGTATGGCGACGAGGCCTACAGCCGCGGCCTGAATGTCTACCTGACGCTGCGCGCCGACGAACAGACGGCCGCCTACCGCGCGCTGCGCAAAGGCATCCTGGACTTCGAGAAGCGCCAGGTCTATCGCGGCCCCGAGGCCTATGTGGATCTGCCCTCCGATCCAAAGGAACTGGATGCCCGCGTCGCAGATGCGCTGTCCGACCACCCCGACAACGACGAATTCATCGCCGCCGTGGTGCTGGAGGCCAGCCCGAAGAAGGTGGTGGCCTCGCTGCAGAGCGGCGAAGCGGTCACCATCATCGGCGACGGACTGAAACCAGCCACCTCCGGCCTGGCGGACCGAGGCAATCCGAAGACGCAGATCCGCCGCGGCGCGGTGATACGTGTGGTCAAGGGCCCCGCGCCAAAGAACGAATGGGCCATCACCCAGTTGCCCGAGGTCGAGGGTGCCTTCATTTCACTGGATCCGCGCAATGGCCAGGTGCGTGCCCTGGTCGGCGGCTTTGACTACGCCAAGAACAAGTTCAACCATGTGACCCAGGCCTGGCGCCAGCCCGGCTCCAGCTTCAAGCCCTTCATCTACTCGGCGGCGCTGGAGAAGGGCTTCACGCCAGCCACCATCGTCAACGACGCACCGCTGTTCTTCGACGCCAGCAGCACCGGCAGCCAACCCTGGGAGCCCAAGAACTACGACGGCAAGTTCGAGGGCCTGATGCCGCTGCGCACCGCGCTGGCCAAATCCAAGAACATGGTGTCGATACGGGTGCTGCAGGCTATCGGCGCCGAATATGGCCAGGAATGGGTCACCCGTTTCGGTTTCGACGCGGACAAGCACCCGGCCTATCTGACGATGGCCCTGGGCGCCGGCTCGGTGACGCCGATGCAGATGGTGCAGGGCTATGCGGTGTTCGCCAACGGCGGCCTGCGCGTGACGCCGCAGCTGATCGCCAAGCTGACCGACGCCCGAGGCAAGCTGCTGCACGAGGCGCCCGAACCGAAAATCGGCGAGGACTCACGGGTGATCGATGCGCGCAACGCCTTCATGATGACCAGCCTGCTGCAGGAAGTGACCCGCTCGGGCACGGCCGCCAAGGCCCAGGCCACGCTCAAGCGCCCCGACATCTACGGCAAGACCGGCACCACCAACGACTCGATGGATGCCTGGTTCGCCGGCTACCAGCGCAGCGTGGTGGCCGTGGTCTGGATAGGCTATGACACGCCACGCAAGCTGGGCACCGGGGAGACCGGTGGCGGCCTGTCACTGCCGGTTTGGATCGACTACATGAGCTATGCGCTGAAGGGCGTGCCGGTCGATGAACCGGCGGCACCCGAGGGGGTGGTCAACCACGGCGGCGAGTGGTTCTATGACGAGTACGCAGGCAATGCCGGCGTGCGCAGCATCACCAGCGACAACAACGCAGGCCTGCCCAAATCCGCCAACGAGGAAGAGAAGAAAAGCATTCTCGACCTGTTCAGGCGCTGA
- a CDS encoding DUF3047 domain-containing protein, with protein MPASLDAWSAKALPVKPVTRYSMAKRAGHSCVLAQAHRSASLWRRKLNVAPGELGAIEFNWWVGGMPEGATVTDAAHDDASARIVLAFDGDEANLSPRNRMLFELARTLTGEAPPYATLMYVWDAKAPVGTEVVSARSDRMRKIVVASGRENLGTWRRFERDVVADFRRIYPGESPGMLVGMALMTDADNTQGRVEACYGTIRLLDRTGGELPGGLTPP; from the coding sequence ATGCCGGCCAGTCTGGACGCCTGGTCGGCCAAGGCCCTGCCGGTCAAGCCGGTGACCCGTTACTCGATGGCAAAGCGTGCGGGCCACAGCTGCGTGTTGGCTCAGGCCCACCGCTCGGCCAGCCTGTGGCGTCGCAAGCTGAATGTGGCGCCGGGCGAACTGGGTGCCATCGAGTTCAATTGGTGGGTGGGTGGCATGCCGGAAGGGGCCACCGTTACCGATGCCGCGCATGACGATGCAAGTGCGCGCATCGTACTGGCCTTTGATGGCGACGAGGCCAATCTGTCGCCGCGCAACCGGATGCTGTTCGAGCTGGCGCGCACGCTCACCGGCGAGGCGCCGCCCTATGCCACCTTGATGTATGTCTGGGATGCCAAGGCGCCGGTGGGCACCGAGGTGGTCAGCGCGCGCAGTGACCGCATGCGCAAGATCGTGGTGGCCTCGGGGCGCGAGAACCTGGGCACCTGGCGTCGTTTTGAACGCGATGTGGTGGCCGATTTCCGCCGGATCTATCCCGGTGAGTCTCCCGGCATGCTGGTTGGCATGGCCTTGATGACCGATGCGGATAACACCCAAGGGCGTGTCGAGGCTTGCTACGGCACGATCCGCCTGCTGGACCGCACCGGTGGCGAACTGCCGGGGGGGCTGACGCCGCCCTGA
- a CDS encoding PilN domain-containing protein gives MILINLLPHREEKRKRRKTAFFVGLGISALVGLGIAAVGYAVLLQLTSEQQGRNEYLKAEIDRLDIQIKDIANLKSEIESLKARQKAVEDLQTDRNTPVHLLNELAKHTPEGVYLTSIRQADKVVTITGIAQTNERVSEFLRNTARASEWLERPELVEIRVANLTTNNREQKRLFDFSLRVSIKQPQPEAAGGQGAASKTNKS, from the coding sequence GTGATCTTGATCAATCTGCTCCCGCACCGGGAGGAAAAACGCAAGCGCCGCAAGACCGCCTTTTTCGTCGGCTTGGGCATATCGGCGCTGGTGGGGCTGGGTATTGCCGCGGTCGGTTATGCGGTGCTGCTGCAGCTGACCAGCGAGCAGCAGGGTCGCAACGAATACCTCAAGGCCGAGATCGATCGCCTGGACATCCAGATCAAGGACATTGCCAATCTGAAGTCCGAGATCGAGTCGCTGAAGGCCAGGCAGAAGGCGGTCGAGGACCTGCAGACCGATCGCAACACGCCGGTGCACCTGCTCAATGAGTTGGCCAAGCACACGCCCGAGGGCGTCTACCTGACCAGCATCCGCCAGGCCGACAAGGTCGTCACCATCACCGGTATCGCACAGACCAATGAGCGCGTCTCGGAGTTCTTGCGCAACACCGCGAGGGCGTCGGAGTGGCTGGAGCGACCGGAACTGGTCGAGATCCGTGTCGCCAACCTGACCACCAACAACCGCGAGCAAAAGCGTTTGTTCGATTTTTCGCTGCGCGTCTCGATCAAGCAGCCGCAGCCCGAGGCCGCTGGCGGCCAGGGCGCTGCGTCCAAGACCAACAAGAGCTGA
- a CDS encoding ABC transporter ATP-binding protein has translation MTAPLLEVRNLRVEFPTRRGTLLALDDISFDIAPGEILGVVGESGAGKSLTGAAIIGLLDPPGRIAGGEIRLEGKRIDNLGYEEMRRIRGRQIGAIFQDPLTSLNPLYTVGRQLIETITTHLPLSHAEARKRAIELLEQTGIPAAAQRVDQYPHQFSGGMRQRVVIALALAAKPKLIVADEPTTALDVSIQAQIISLLKSLCKEQGAAVMLVTHDMGVIAETCDRVAVMYAGRIAEIGPVQNVIHQPAHPYTTGLMGSIPAMDEDRERLLQIDGSMPRLTSIPTGCAYNPRCPNVFDRCRVERPNLIQAGATRVACWLHAQGQENRA, from the coding sequence ATGACTGCTCCACTGCTTGAAGTCCGCAATCTGCGCGTCGAGTTCCCGACGCGCCGCGGCACCTTGCTTGCACTCGACGACATCTCGTTCGACATCGCGCCCGGCGAAATCCTCGGTGTGGTCGGCGAGTCGGGTGCCGGCAAATCGTTGACCGGCGCGGCCATCATCGGCCTGCTCGACCCCCCGGGGCGCATTGCCGGCGGCGAGATCCGCCTCGAAGGCAAGCGCATCGACAACCTCGGCTACGAGGAGATGCGCCGCATCCGGGGCCGCCAGATCGGCGCCATCTTTCAGGACCCGCTGACTTCGCTGAACCCGCTGTACACGGTGGGCCGGCAGCTGATCGAGACCATCACCACCCATCTGCCGCTGAGCCACGCAGAGGCGCGCAAGCGTGCCATCGAGCTGCTGGAGCAGACCGGCATCCCGGCGGCGGCACAGCGGGTCGATCAATACCCGCACCAGTTCTCTGGCGGCATGCGCCAACGCGTGGTGATCGCGCTGGCCCTGGCAGCGAAGCCGAAACTGATCGTCGCCGACGAGCCGACCACGGCGCTGGATGTGTCCATACAGGCGCAGATCATTTCGCTGCTGAAGAGCCTGTGCAAGGAGCAGGGCGCGGCGGTGATGCTGGTCACCCACGATATGGGCGTGATCGCCGAGACCTGTGACCGAGTGGCGGTGATGTACGCCGGCCGCATTGCCGAGATCGGCCCGGTGCAGAACGTGATCCACCAGCCCGCACACCCGTACACGACGGGCCTGATGGGCTCGATCCCGGCGATGGACGAAGACCGCGAGCGTCTGCTGCAGATCGACGGCTCCATGCCGCGGCTGACCAGCATCCCGACCGGTTGCGCCTACAACCCGCGCTGCCCGAATGTCTTCGATCGCTGCCGTGTTGAGCGTCCCAATTTGATACAGGCGGGTGCCACCCGCGTGGCGTGCTGGTTGCACGCCCAAGGCCAGGAGAACAGGGCGTGA
- a CDS encoding ABC transporter permease, which produces MLAFILRRMGQAILVMLTVAFVAFMIFQYVGDPVTNLLGQDATPEQRIQLRKDLGLDEPFPVQFARFIGNAVQGEFGLSLRQGRKVSTLIAERLPATLELAMTAGALALLVGIPLGVYAALKRGSFMSQALMTFSLLGVSLPSFLFGILLILIFAVTFKMLPSFGRGDVVAIGSWTTGYLTVDGWKHLILPAITLSLANMALVLRLVRSEMLEVLRTDYIKFARARGLNNRAVHFGHALKNTLVPVLTIMGLQLGQLIAFAIITETVFQWPGMGLLFIQAVQFADIPVMAAYLLLVSGIFVSINLLVDMLYLVVDPRLHVDGKAGAH; this is translated from the coding sequence ATGCTTGCATTCATTCTTCGGCGCATGGGCCAGGCCATCCTGGTGATGCTGACGGTGGCCTTCGTGGCCTTCATGATCTTCCAGTATGTGGGCGACCCGGTGACCAATTTGCTGGGGCAGGACGCGACGCCCGAGCAGCGTATCCAGCTGCGCAAGGATCTGGGCCTGGACGAGCCCTTCCCGGTGCAGTTCGCCCGCTTCATCGGCAACGCCGTGCAGGGTGAATTCGGCCTGAGCCTGCGCCAGGGCCGCAAGGTCTCGACGCTGATCGCCGAGCGCCTGCCGGCCACGCTGGAGCTGGCCATGACGGCCGGCGCGCTGGCCTTGCTGGTGGGTATCCCGCTGGGGGTTTATGCGGCGCTGAAACGGGGCAGCTTCATGTCTCAGGCGCTGATGACGTTTTCGCTGCTGGGTGTGTCGCTGCCGTCCTTTCTGTTCGGCATCCTGCTGATACTGATTTTTGCCGTGACCTTCAAGATGCTGCCCAGCTTCGGTCGTGGCGACGTGGTGGCCATAGGCTCCTGGACCACCGGCTACCTGACCGTCGATGGCTGGAAGCACCTGATACTGCCGGCCATCACCCTGTCACTGGCCAATATGGCCCTGGTGCTGCGCCTGGTGCGCTCCGAGATGCTGGAGGTGCTGCGCACCGACTACATCAAGTTCGCCCGCGCCCGTGGCCTGAACAACCGCGCCGTGCACTTCGGTCATGCGCTGAAGAACACCCTGGTGCCGGTGCTGACCATCATGGGCCTGCAACTGGGCCAGCTGATCGCCTTCGCCATCATCACCGAGACGGTGTTCCAGTGGCCCGGCATGGGTCTGCTGTTCATCCAGGCGGTGCAGTTCGCCGACATTCCTGTGATGGCGGCCTATCTGCTGCTGGTGTCGGGCATTTTTGTGTCCATCAATTTGCTGGTGGACATGTTGTACCTGGTGGTGGACCCACGCCTGCATGTGGATGGCAAGGCGGGGGCGCATTGA
- the cyaY gene encoding iron donor protein CyaY has product MSDSDYLSKAMAVLSAIETTLDRWLDEDVVDIDTHRTGGLLELSFGNGSKIVLNTQPPLQELWLAARGGGFHFKYVNGQWLDTKDGREFHAALSAHASAQAGLALEFKPS; this is encoded by the coding sequence CTGTCCGACAGCGACTATCTGAGCAAGGCCATGGCCGTGCTCAGTGCCATCGAGACCACCCTGGATCGTTGGTTGGACGAGGATGTGGTGGACATCGACACCCATCGCACCGGCGGTCTGCTGGAGCTGAGCTTCGGCAATGGCAGCAAGATCGTGCTCAACACCCAGCCGCCGCTGCAGGAGCTGTGGCTGGCGGCGCGAGGTGGCGGCTTCCACTTCAAATACGTCAACGGGCAATGGCTGGATACCAAGGACGGACGCGAATTTCACGCCGCCTTGTCGGCCCATGCCAGTGCCCAGGCCGGCCTGGCGCTGGAGTTCAAGCCAAGCTGA
- a CDS encoding oligopeptide/dipeptide ABC transporter ATP-binding protein has translation MSNHPLVEVKDLAKVFDVSAPWLNRLVERKPKMYVHAVDGVSFTIERGKTLALVGESGCGKSTVARLLVGLYKPSQGVVSFDGADIAATLATPEGRTLRRRTQMIFQDPYASLNPRWKVQDIVGEPLREHGMVNGSDELQQRVVALLQSVGLAAADVEKFPHQFSGGQRQRISIARALATQPEFLVCDEPTSALDVSVQAQVLNIMKDLQRERGLTYLFISHNLAVVRHVADQVGVMYLGRLVELADKKDLFDKPRHPYTRMLLDAIPDIQMTGRSRTPVQGEVPNPLNPPSGCSFHPRCPLANERCKVERPVLAEFQGIKIACHAVAEGRA, from the coding sequence GTGAGCAATCATCCATTGGTTGAGGTCAAGGATCTGGCCAAGGTCTTCGACGTGTCCGCGCCCTGGCTGAATCGTCTGGTCGAGCGCAAGCCCAAGATGTATGTGCATGCGGTCGACGGCGTGAGCTTCACCATCGAGCGTGGCAAGACGCTGGCACTGGTCGGTGAATCCGGCTGCGGCAAGAGCACGGTGGCGCGGCTGCTGGTCGGGCTTTACAAGCCCAGCCAGGGCGTGGTCAGCTTCGATGGGGCTGACATCGCCGCCACCCTGGCAACGCCCGAGGGCCGCACCTTGCGCCGGCGCACGCAGATGATCTTCCAGGACCCCTACGCCAGTCTGAACCCGCGCTGGAAGGTGCAGGACATCGTCGGCGAGCCGCTGCGCGAGCACGGCATGGTCAATGGCTCGGACGAACTGCAGCAGCGCGTGGTTGCACTCTTGCAATCGGTGGGCCTGGCGGCTGCCGACGTCGAGAAATTCCCGCACCAGTTCTCCGGCGGTCAGCGCCAGCGCATCTCGATCGCGCGAGCGCTGGCCACGCAGCCGGAGTTCCTGGTTTGCGACGAGCCGACCTCGGCGCTGGACGTGTCGGTGCAGGCCCAGGTCTTGAACATCATGAAGGACCTGCAGCGCGAGCGCGGGCTGACCTATCTGTTCATCTCGCACAATCTGGCCGTGGTGCGCCATGTGGCCGATCAGGTCGGTGTGATGTACCTGGGCCGTCTGGTCGAGCTGGCCGACAAGAAGGACCTGTTCGACAAGCCGCGCCATCCGTACACGCGCATGCTGCTGGACGCGATTCCGGATATCCAGATGACCGGCCGCTCGCGCACGCCGGTGCAGGGTGAGGTGCCCAATCCGCTGAACCCGCCCAGCGGTTGCAGCTTCCATCCGCGCTGCCCGCTGGCCAATGAGCGCTGCAAGGTCGAGCGCCCGGTGCTGGCCGAGTTCCAGGGCATCAAAATCGCCTGCCACGCGGTGGCCGAGGGGCGCGCCTGA
- a CDS encoding ABC transporter permease — protein MSSSSKAPGRLARFFDGDVWYSFRHSPMAILAAVIAFICVFCALFANWVAPHNPFDLASLELIDARLPPAWIEGGSSKYLLGTDDQGRDLLSALMYGARISLFVGLASVLVSLLVGVSLGLLSGFAGGKVDAFIMRVCDVMLSFPSLLVALLIDGLGKAMFPNAPDALAYAVLIVAISLSGWVQYARTVRGSTLVERNKEYVQAARVIGVKPSRIMVRHVLPNVLGPVLVLATIQVAFAIIAEATLSFLGLGVPPTSPSLGTLIRVGNDFLFSGEWWITIWPGAMLVLIALSVNLLGDWLRDALNPRLR, from the coding sequence ATGAGCAGTTCTTCCAAGGCGCCCGGTCGCCTGGCCCGATTCTTCGACGGCGACGTCTGGTACTCCTTCCGCCACTCGCCGATGGCCATACTGGCCGCCGTGATCGCCTTCATCTGCGTGTTCTGTGCGCTGTTCGCGAACTGGGTGGCGCCGCACAACCCCTTCGATCTGGCCTCGCTGGAGCTGATCGACGCGCGGCTGCCGCCGGCCTGGATCGAAGGCGGCTCCAGCAAGTACCTGCTGGGCACCGATGACCAGGGCCGCGATCTGCTGTCGGCGCTGATGTATGGCGCGCGCATCTCGCTGTTTGTCGGCCTGGCCTCGGTGCTGGTGTCCCTGCTGGTCGGTGTCAGCCTGGGCCTGCTGTCTGGCTTTGCCGGCGGCAAGGTCGATGCCTTCATCATGCGCGTCTGCGACGTGATGCTGTCCTTCCCTTCGCTGCTGGTGGCGTTGCTGATCGACGGCCTGGGCAAGGCGATGTTTCCGAACGCGCCGGATGCGCTGGCCTATGCCGTGCTGATCGTGGCCATCTCGCTGTCGGGCTGGGTGCAGTACGCGCGCACCGTGCGCGGCTCCACCCTGGTCGAGCGCAACAAGGAGTACGTGCAGGCGGCACGCGTGATCGGCGTCAAGCCCTCGCGCATCATGGTGCGCCATGTGCTGCCCAATGTGCTGGGGCCGGTGCTGGTGCTGGCCACCATCCAGGTAGCCTTTGCCATCATCGCCGAGGCCACCTTGTCCTTTCTGGGCCTGGGCGTGCCGCCCACCAGCCCCTCGCTGGGTACCCTGATACGGGTGGGCAATGACTTCCTGTTCTCCGGCGAATGGTGGATCACCATCTGGCCCGGCGCGATGCTGGTGCTGATCGCGCTGAGCGTGAACCTGCTGGGCGACTGGCTGCGCGATGCGCTGAACCCGCGCCTGCGTTGA
- a CDS encoding pilus assembly protein PilP: MRTTAALCLGSALLLGCAADMDELRQWMEQQKREVQATVKPLVPPKKFLPQAYETQSSVEPFSAQKLTVAVKQEARQPNSLLTAEMSRRKQPLEAFPLDSMTMVGSVSREGRQYALLKVDNLLYQVKSGDYLGVNYGKIMKISETDIALREIVQDAAGEWIERTSTLQLQEKGR, encoded by the coding sequence ATGCGCACCACGGCTGCACTGTGCCTGGGCTCGGCCCTGCTGCTGGGTTGTGCCGCCGATATGGATGAGTTGCGCCAGTGGATGGAGCAGCAAAAACGCGAGGTGCAGGCCACCGTCAAGCCGCTGGTGCCACCGAAGAAATTCCTGCCCCAGGCCTACGAGACACAGAGCAGTGTCGAACCGTTCAGTGCACAGAAGCTGACCGTGGCCGTTAAGCAGGAAGCCCGCCAACCCAACTCACTGCTGACGGCCGAGATGAGCCGGCGCAAGCAACCGCTGGAGGCCTTTCCGCTGGACAGCATGACGATGGTCGGCAGTGTGTCCCGCGAGGGGCGGCAATATGCCCTGCTCAAGGTGGACAACCTGCTTTATCAGGTCAAGTCTGGCGACTACCTGGGCGTGAACTACGGCAAGATCATGAAGATTTCCGAGACTGACATCGCCTTGAGAGAGATTGTCCAGGACGCCGCGGGCGAGTGGATAGAGCGCACCAGTACCCTCCAGCTTCAGGAGAAGGGGCGATGA
- a CDS encoding type 4a pilus biogenesis protein PilO has protein sequence MATKASTPKFDLNAQVERAASQFRGLNPNEPGQWPMLPKLAAFLFVVLLVLGLSWYLVLADAQTQLQAEHDREPTLKQDYRGKLAQAVNLPELRKQKRQVEEYVTQLEKQLPGKAEMDALLSDINQAGLGRGLQFELFRPGQVAVKDYYAELPISVRVSGRYHDIGAFAADVANLSRIVTLHNLVVTTVNTKDAGSASTLAMEATARTYRYLDSAEVAEQRKASVGKSGAKK, from the coding sequence ATGGCGACCAAGGCAAGCACCCCCAAGTTCGATCTGAATGCCCAGGTCGAACGGGCCGCCTCCCAGTTCCGCGGCCTCAACCCCAATGAACCCGGGCAGTGGCCGATGCTGCCCAAGCTGGCGGCTTTTCTGTTCGTGGTCCTGCTGGTGCTGGGCCTGAGCTGGTACCTGGTGCTGGCCGATGCCCAGACTCAGTTGCAGGCCGAACATGACCGCGAGCCCACGCTCAAGCAGGACTACCGCGGCAAGCTGGCCCAGGCCGTCAATCTGCCCGAACTGCGCAAGCAAAAACGCCAGGTCGAGGAATATGTGACCCAGCTCGAGAAGCAGCTGCCCGGCAAGGCCGAGATGGATGCGCTGCTGTCCGACATCAACCAGGCGGGGCTGGGCCGCGGTCTGCAATTCGAGCTGTTCCGCCCTGGCCAGGTGGCGGTGAAGGACTATTACGCCGAGCTGCCGATCTCGGTGCGGGTGTCTGGGCGCTATCACGACATCGGCGCTTTCGCCGCCGACGTGGCAAACCTGTCGCGCATCGTCACGCTGCACAATCTGGTGGTCACGACCGTCAACACCAAGGACGCGGGCTCGGCCAGCACGCTGGCCATGGAAGCCACTGCACGCACCTACCGCTATCTGGACTCGGCCGAAGTGGCTGAGCAGCGCAAGGCCAGTGTCGGCAAATCGGGGGCGAAGAAATGA
- a CDS encoding pilus assembly protein PilM has translation MGILDVLLGRKHAPMIGLDISSSSVKLVELGQNAAGEYVLERFAAEPFEKGWITDGQIEKFDEVADAVRRVVAKSGTRTRQAVLAMPQSAVITKKIMLPAGLRDEELELQVEAEANQYIPFSLDEVSLDFCVIGPSPTSVGDVEVLIAASRKDRVQDRQGLAEAAGLRPAILDIESHASRMAMGRLVANLPNAGKDALVALFEIGADTTSLKVLRDDEMLYDRDQAFGGSQLTQLISRQYGFSYEEAEQKKLANDLPEDYESAVLIPFVDSLSQEIGRALQYFFTSTPHHKVHYVMLAGGTATLPGLKERVTELTGFACMVVNPFENMALGSTIREGKLRREAPSYLTACGLAMRRFHQ, from the coding sequence ATGGGAATTCTTGACGTGCTGCTGGGTCGCAAGCATGCGCCGATGATTGGCTTGGACATCAGTTCATCAAGCGTCAAGCTGGTCGAATTGGGGCAGAACGCTGCCGGCGAATATGTGCTGGAGCGTTTTGCCGCCGAGCCTTTCGAGAAGGGCTGGATCACCGATGGCCAGATCGAGAAGTTCGATGAGGTGGCCGATGCCGTGCGCCGGGTCGTGGCCAAGAGTGGCACGCGCACCCGCCAGGCGGTGCTGGCCATGCCGCAATCGGCCGTGATCACCAAGAAGATCATGCTGCCCGCCGGCCTGCGCGACGAGGAACTCGAGTTGCAGGTCGAGGCCGAGGCCAATCAATACATCCCGTTTTCGCTCGATGAGGTGAGTCTGGATTTCTGCGTCATCGGCCCCAGCCCGACGTCGGTCGGTGATGTCGAGGTGCTGATTGCCGCTTCGCGCAAGGACCGCGTGCAGGATCGTCAGGGTTTGGCCGAGGCCGCCGGCCTGCGTCCGGCCATACTCGATATCGAGTCGCATGCCTCGCGCATGGCGATGGGTCGCCTGGTCGCCAATCTGCCCAATGCCGGCAAGGACGCGCTGGTGGCCTTGTTTGAAATCGGCGCGGATACCACCAGTCTCAAGGTGCTGCGCGACGACGAGATGCTGTATGACCGTGACCAGGCCTTCGGTGGCTCGCAACTGACGCAGCTGATATCGCGCCAGTATGGTTTCTCGTATGAGGAGGCCGAGCAGAAGAAGCTGGCCAATGATTTGCCCGAAGACTATGAGTCGGCGGTGCTGATTCCTTTTGTCGACAGCCTGTCGCAGGAAATCGGCCGGGCGCTGCAGTATTTCTTCACCAGCACGCCGCACCACAAGGTGCACTACGTGATGCTGGCCGGTGGCACCGCCACCTTGCCGGGGCTCAAGGAGCGTGTCACCGAGTTGACCGGTTTTGCCTGCATGGTGGTGAATCCGTTCGAGAACATGGCCTTGGGCTCGACCATTCGCGAGGGCAAGCTGCGTCGTGAGGCGCCTTCCTACCTGACCGCCTGCGGGCTGGCCATGCGGAGGTTCCACCAGTGA